The region CGATAAACATGAaatgacaaaaataataaaactttttaaaattaatataaaaatactaacttttaatatatatatataatatagaataAGAGATGAAAATATCTTTATGCACATTACAtaagatatataaaagatttGTTCAAAGTGCATTTTTCTTCGACATTTTTCAACTACAACACCTTCAAAAACACatgatgataataacaTTTGGCttgaaattataaaaattgtaaataaataccagttatattttatcttattattaaaaatatatataaatagtagCAGTATTGTTGTTATGAGTTCAGTTATAATGACATAATACTTTCTATTTAAagggaaatataaaaaattattagcatatggattattattatgtattgtacatttttttaaatatttttgtccTGATGATAGTCCACCattcaaatattttctaaaaaacatccttaaaaatatgtgtttTCCATTATATACTACTTTAGCGCAATAATATAATCCATCTTTAATCCAATTACATAACTCATGTGCTTTttgcaataaaaataaaaatatattatttatattaaaatatacattatccgtcaaaaaagcaaaaagcggttttaagaaatataaaagtatcaatatgttatatatgttttttctaGTATCTACTGTCACTTCTGATTTATATCTGGTACTTAGTACATAATCATTATATCtcaaaaacaatatatatataaactcgctcataaaaaaaagtgggGATATATTTCTCACCCACTTTAATGCTTTTGAATTATCAACTCcccttttaaaaatatttttactgGATCTTAAAGATTTCCCCATTTTTTctgtttcattttcatctatataatacttttatatacatataacaTTTCAAAGCAGTACATACTTCTTTAAGCTTCTGTTTCaactaatatatatatatttgttttatccTTAACTGTTATTAAgggaaaattatatatatataaatatactatATAATAGTATATTGCCAGCCtcataaacatatatttaaagatatatatgtatgtttGCTTTTAAGCAAAAACGCTGTTATAAATCCTTGCAAataacatattaaaaaattatgttctgatttgtttctttataatacataaacTAGATGTATTGTGTCATTTTAAGAGATAAGCACATATGTATAACATATAGTTtaccattattattttaacttatttttctgggtaataaagaaataaaagaaatgtaaaaaatatattttttttcatatattaaaaatgtttcacatttatttttattttaattcatattttaatttttcctattttttttttttttctgaaaTACTAAAGGTAAATTactaatatatgtatgtgctttattgtaaataaatatatatgtatacgCTTACAACTGGAAAATAcggtttcttttttttaattaaaaaaaattaaataaataaataaattttttctctcaaatatataataataattatttagtttatataaattaaagaaaTTCATATTTGAAAGTGTAACATAATATATCCATAAATTCccttaatatattacatacCCATAAGAACCCTTTAAAAGTGTAGCCAATAAAAACCATATTAAGATTACAAAGTAGTTACCATTTTActtagaaaataattataagcTAACCAAATAAGAAAGAAAAGTAATCAAATGTggtgaaaaaaatagaaaatgtaATGAAGTTATTTCTCACATCtattaacaataataatttaatcccgataaattataaaattaaataacttttaatatataatttatttggaataaaacatagcaatatattaatatggtTAGCATCATTACACTAATACACTCCTAATATAGACTTTTTAACTTATTCggtaaaaacaaatttcaTCCTATATGTTATATCCCCATTTCTaacttaataaataaacatatatatttatatccaCACAAAATACATGTCGAAGGTATGTATTTCATGTATAAATAGAATAACTTCATAACGATACCTCATGGGTAAATGTATGATTTTATTactaaataatttacataaattaaaataaacccttattttatatcaaatatatgttgAGTTTTGTAACACAtccataaatatacatatatacattaaaaaacaaaaattgtcttcacaaaatattatactgCTATTTTAATAGCTTTGTATTCATGGTGAGATTTTTAAGTTTCCTAATACAAGCATATAGAGAACATATGATGGTATGTCCAATATAAACATTCTTTAAGTaacttaaaatattatttcccttattctaatatatattacttgagttaatacataaattttaagataacaaaaatagCGTAAagcgattttttttttcatttgcaATTGACCCTCctacattattttcatgtattcttatataaacacttttatgtaaatattataataaccACATGAATGTAGGCATTTAAAAAACTCTCAAACCGCACAATTTcagtataaaaattattttatgatataaaatatcaaaaaataaatataaatgatattacatatatatatttatacataattaataGCACACTAAGACAatgtagaaaataatattttcccATATTGCATATGtaacaaaaattaatatatatactgtATATGACGCATATTATGTAAGTGATTCTTTAAAAACGATCATACACAAAATAACTCTCATATAGAATtatgcattttatatatagatagATCAAATATCTGTTTTGTGATGTTACAGAACTCCAAAATTGTTACATATGCCTTAAACCCatcatatttaatttaaaagacATGAAAAAACATCGTcgtaattataaaatgaataataaatttacttaacatgtatataatgtattttaaatgattttgatataatatatatatttttttcgcaTTCAAAACCAAAAATATgagttaaaaaaacattttgatTCGTTTTGATTAGCAATATACTTATGACTTAATCATTTGAATTCTGTTAAATtttcttaaaatatttaattatttttcttaatataaatttcataaattcgattttaatttacaattaatttttataaacatttttcgaaatgatataatatatttaatagttttttaacatttgtggattgttttttatttttattaaaacaggtgaattatattatattaagtGTTGCTGACGAAATGCATCGTATAAAAATtagcataaataatatggccatatatgtttaaaatatatatttacagtTGCATGcctttatttgtattttctatggatcatttttatatcacaaacagttttaattttctttattatttaaatataaaaacaaattaagaATGACAAGATATCAATTTatgtaatttataaattaattatttatttgtatatttgttatataGATCCCAATATGATGCATCGTTTATCATTTActacatatacatatgattatttgcattataacttatttttatatttaacatattatatttgatgaatatttttgtattatataaaatattataaacaatatttttatcaacaacggatttgtttgtttttttaatgaaaagaGATGTGTTGCAAAACTACATTGACGAGTTATttgtaattaaaaattatatatagttgTACATATAGAAATATGTTTTTGTATAGTAAAATactgtaatatatataaaacacactattaatacattaatctattttaatttatgatatatattgtttgttattataatttggtatattatatattttatcaaaatgtGGTTAAAACTGATTCTGGCTATAATTATCCTTATTGAATGTGTTGTAGTCATTTACTTGCCCTCCCATATAGAGAGTAGgatgataaataaaaagaaccATAAGGTTTTTaatatggaaaattttgaaaatgttgCAAGTGGTAagtacataaatattaacattatgcattatattttataaacaaatattaaaaacacattttttatatacctTCCCTATAATTAGGCGCAATTTTAGCTTTAGCTTTTATACACATGCTTCCAGAAGTTATAACtttattaaacaaaaacaatatttccatttattaCTGTTTTGGTTTAATACTTATATCAGTAgcatttttgaatataacagatatattatatgatcATCATGAAACTTGTTCTGATATTGAAAATGCAGAAGATACAAacacaaataaattttctattaaaaatgcatCTAATCAAAATGATACCAATGACCAAATAGACATAGAAATGAGATCATTAAGCGTTAAAGAAAATACGAACTTtccaaataattttatttttgagacatttaaatcaaatgctttttttatagttttaAGTCTTTTTATTCATTCATTTGTAGAAGGTAAcacttttaaatatatttcattttatacttttaaaAGTTTAACGATGAATTGATATATACTTTaactattaaatattttttgtaaagctatatgtataatatactttttacagaatgaatattttgtttttttacttatataatttattttattatttttaaaggtTTACTTATTGGAAgtttaaaagataaaaatccTATTATAATAGTTGGCCTCTCGATGATAGCACATAAGTGGGTAGAGTGTTTAATAATCTATAAAAATGCCGTCAAGAAGACAGAAGTAAGACCAGGggaatattaatatatatttgtttcttAGAATCTATATTaagtttgtatatttttaaatttggtTTATATACTTTATAAATTGTAAGGATATAGAAAGTTTTTATGTTCACCTTTTTTTAGGATCCAATTTTATCCTTTATATACGCATGGTCCTTTATATTGTCTTTACCATTAGGAATTGTCGTTGCAGTGCTGTCATTTTCATCAAGTAAAAACTCAAtcccaaaaaaaaacaaaaaaaaatattatattaagataaataaattattactttttaatttgcaGATGAATTTGTGGAAATCATTTTTAGTTCAATTGCTTGtggattttttttgtaccTCTCCTTCAACGTAATTACTAATAAGatttaaacataaaaaataagtaaaactaatataaaatgatataaattcattatattatatatgaatatatttatagatgACTAAAGACATCACAGTGACGAAAGCTAACAAATtctatatatcatttagttatttttttggagTGTGTGGAATGTCAACATTAATGatcatatttaattatttagaaGATTCCAATATAGTTTAAAAATAGccattttcatttcattcaaataaaaatttctacaatcaatttttttataattttataaaaattcatactataaaatttgtatatttatattttatttctttccacttttttaattaaattgctaataaatgattttttatagtttcACTATTGatgaaatatgtatatgttttcattatttgttCTATCATCCGTGCGAAATACAATacttaatacatatattgttaatattacagtattcattttgtttaaaagaatataaataaacactatatttttatgtagtatacattttttttttaatgttatataatttttttatatttctattaACATCATGTGATGTTTACAACTATGTGTCGcattgataaatatattttataaattcaaaataaatcGGCATTAAGCTTTACACCTTTTATTGTATATCAATAGATAATGACTATATTTTTGCTTccaattttgtattttccaaaaggtttaaaatatttaaaaaatgtataaaaggGGATACCCAAGTATAtaacataatattataagtaCCATTTGTTACAACTATTTGTCTTATGATAAAATGGGAATTTTAACTTAATACTTCATATTaagttattttataaagtGTATCTCAAGAAAATTacaatttcttttaaaaatgtaatatattttgatatttttacattataaCAATTTCTATTAACCttttaaattgttatatggattaaataaaaattaaaaagacGCTTATACGTTTAATCTATTGAATTATGCAACATTATTactttgtatatattttttgtatatattaatccGTATCAACTTTAATTTCGGATTTCTATAAAAACTTGTTTTTTCTTGATAACTTTGCAATATAaacacattttatttaaaataccAATAGCTTTGTATTCGTATAATTTAAGCAATATAATTTgtacatattaaaatatactttttattgAGGATACATTATGAATGATTAagaaaatgttatatattttatgattatTACCATTATTTTAAAGTTATTCTAGACATATTCACAAGGAATTGTGGATTTgctcaaaaaaaattgttatggcataataaatattcctttattatttctacattattatatatattgggTTTATTCAAAGTAGATAGAAACCgttaatataattcaataaatacgtaaatattcttttataacacatttctttatatataatactttAGGAGATACTTATTagaataaacaaattaaaatatatattcataaaacatacgtaaagtatatatgttaAGTTGTTAAAGATTCAAatagtaaatatttaataaatctaAAACAAACGCccaaatatatagaatgaGAATGCGTTTAAGACAAGATATaacttaataaatataagcatAACACAAAAACATTGTGTaacaaaaattgtatttataaaatgagTTAGTGTAGCTAAGAAATTTTACTGAGACATAAGTCTGATActataacaaaaatttgtagaataatatgtatgttttcaaattaatgatgactaatattataacaataggttataatattaaaatagaaaaattatttatgaaaattttaatgagcataagtatattatgctatatataatacatatcaTAATTcgaatttgtatataattaaaacatatagttctcatattaatatcaaatgtattaatgaaaaattacgtatatgttaataatattaatatatagacagacaaattattatgatgtAAATgccttaaaaaatatttttattattaattagtaatatatatatcgaaattagcatataatttaaaataaaaataatatataattatattaaaatataatagaaataaatgtaaattaaatgctaataatatttttaaatatgtaagaatcaataaaaataatatttattaatgaatcacattaattttaaaataataaattaaaataaataataatttaaattataaataaaattattaatataattaataattatttaaatattataaatacatatataattaatttattattattaaataatatataaaataataattaatttaataatataatatattttttattaaatttaataaatattattttaattaatataaaataattaatattaaataaattaaataatatatttaaaagataaatataatatataaaaataaataattaaatgaaaatattatattaattaaatatataattaattaaaatattaaatataatatatataatattaattaattaaaataaattttattttataattaaatataatatatttattacacataaatactatataattaatatatattaaattaaattaatatatttttaatataaattagacatatattaatatatttattaatatttaattaattaaataattatttaataatattatttgtattatatattattataaatatataattaaataatattatttttaaatatttatttttattaatatattattttaattattatttaatatattaattatttaatttatataattcattatatatatttatatttattaatataattaatttaattattattaatatatattttttaaaattataaaatattatttataattaatgttttaaattagaattattataatattattaatatatttatttaatttaaattaattattaattaatattaatttatttatattatttttatattaaaatattaattataatatattaatttatttatatttattatattaaaaattattatttaattaattatatttaaaatattaatattaataacatataaatatatttattatatattagtttatatttaaaatattatattattaaataatatataaatatattaattattatattatttatatttaaaatattatattattaaattaaataattataaatatataatatttttttataattgtatttaatatgtcttattattataaaataaattacatgaatatattaaaatacaaatatcttttttttatttctataaaatataatccttatattttttatcttatGTCTTTTGCGttaatatgataaatattattatatatgttatttataaaatcattTGAACATTGTAATCTCGATATTTACTATTTGCTATCTTAttagatttatttttacacaatgaattatttttgtcttatatgaaaattctGTTTCTGTGTTATGACTTTAAACAAATACACTTTAATAATCTTGCTACCTTTTTGTCTTTCCATATGATACACAATTTTGAAATCATTTATCTTAATTAATAAGCAATATGTATAATGATTGATTAATCTATTTAATTTGTGTCGTTTCATggaaatatgcataaatttagtaactatattttttgtttcttatACTTCCATTTCTAAGACTGTATTACAAATATGTGTATTGAAAGGCTTTCATAATGTTTTCCTTTTAATTGATACTTACAATATACTAATGACAATTttcttatataaatatatacgccattaaaaacattagcattttttattgaagCCATGTATTATATTCCCTTGAGTTTAATTTATAGATAAGCTTCTTATGTATGTCTTAACGTATACATTTTAAGGTgttattttgtttgttttataCCATTCtcacattatttaaatgaacGAAAATcttattgtatattttttccctatttatataattgtttttgttcttatacattatatttctagatttataataacatagatataatatatatttattaatttttcgaATATCATATATGTTTAGATGTAATTCGAAGAATACGTTTATAACGCAAATAAGTCTAAAGgaacaatatttaaaaacacTAATTTACACAACCATATGTTTTTgtcttaaaatatattattattacagtTTTTCATGACATAGGAATTTCAAAATGAAACTATATCTATGTATCTACGTCTATTAATCATATTGCTATCATTGCTAAatcatacaaaataaattaatgcaacagtacaaaaataaaattaggTACAATTTAgtaacataaatatttaa is a window of Plasmodium chabaudi chabaudi strain AS genome assembly, chromosome: 5 DNA encoding:
- a CDS encoding ZIP domain-containing protein, putative, with protein sequence MWLKLILAIIILIECVVVIYLPSHIESRMINKKNHKVFNMENFENVASGAILALAFIHMLPEVITLLNKNNISIYYCFGLILISVAFLNITDILYDHHETCSDIENAEDTNTNKFSIKNASNQNDTNDQIDIEMRSLSVKENTNFPNNFIFETFKSNAFFIVLSLFIHSFVEGLLIGSLKDKNPIIIVGLSMIAHKWVECLIIYKNAVKKTEDPILSFIYAWSFILSLPLGIVVAVLSFSSNEFVEIIFSSIACGFFLYLSFNMTKDITVTKANKFYISFSYFFGVCGMSTLMIIFNYLEDSNIV